Part of the Eriocheir sinensis breed Jianghai 21 chromosome 47, ASM2467909v1, whole genome shotgun sequence genome is shown below.
ACCAGCATTAGTAGACATGAATCGCTTAGTGCAAGAGGGAGTGAAAACAATTGGCGACAGTTCACGGCATTAATTAGTGTGGCGGGCGGGGGCGTGAAGGTGTAACAAGCGTGCCTGAAGCGCGGGGAGGTCGAGGCCGGGGATGGGTGAAGGTGAGGCCATTGGGGGGAGGTGGTAAAGAGGGTGGGCGGGGGTACTGGGGAGAGGGGTGGTAAAGCAGGGTGTGCGAATGCGTTTAGGCTTGTGTAATGGGTGTCATGAGAATACAGGAACGTGTATAACTTAGGTGGGGTTAGGTCCACAGAAGCTGCCTTGCATAGacataccggcctcttgcagacgccttatgttcttatgtttttatgtagaAGCCGAGGGTGGGTGATGGTGTTGTGGAGCGgtgttaacccggtaccagcgacgggccaaatttgtggctttaccgtgtacctaccaacgacgggccacatttttgccatgatataaacccccccaaaatagatgatgcataaactgatcacaaatgcgttgatatatattatgaaatggtttgcgtgagtgatgattttttctcatttttctcgcttagaggggcccttaagaaacatgatccccgcagctacctggCTAAAGAAAGGTGTACGAATGCGTTAGGCTTGTTTAATTGGCGTCATGAGGATGCTGGAAGGTGTATTAATAGTAGGATCCTGGGACCGTATTCTTAGACGTTTCCGCATCTCACATCATCTAATTCCAAAGTCTGAGAGGGAGATTAATCGGGTATTCATGAGAGTTTGTTTTtaattcatggtacagaagctttctCGAACTACTCTaacggtcataaaactaaccatgaAAGAGAGTCAATCAGAGCCAATCAGATGttagtgtgtaagccccgaagtgtttgagaatacgggaggagggtaggtaggtgggtatgCTTTGGTGGGTGTATAAATGGGTATTGGACTCTTTTGTATATCCTGGGTGTACCGTGGAGGGTGTACGAGTGGGTGTAAGCGTCTTGTGAGGGCGTTGGGCTTGTGTATGAAAGGTTGCAGGATCGTGGTGGAGAGAAGGAGCGAGCTGGTTTCTAAAAAGGTCCTGAAACACATTTTAGGCCACGCGGCGAGAGGAGAATTTTGATGGGCAGCCgcgggaggtgaaggtggtggccgCGGGGCAGGAAGGCGCCACCGACCCGCGGCTGTACCAGGAAGCGAGGAAACGAACAGAGGCGAGAGCCGAAACGAAAATGTTGGTTCTTTGCTTTATATAAAGTGTAAGGAAAATAGTAAAGAGGAGAAGTAGAACCGTCGCTACCAGGAAGAGAGAATTACGTTGACGAATGGCCAGAAGCAAAGCAAATAGATAATACGTGGAAGCGTTGATTATCTTCTATATTGTCGTTGTTGAATAATGTTTTAATGATTGGTTCAAGAGATTCGTCCTTaaaaatgtaaaattgtttaaatagAGGAACATGTACTTCAAAACATAAGAAATTGccgaaacgaagaaaaaataactaaaagagAAAGCGTCGCTATGTCCCAAAGCTTGACAGTAAGAAAGCAGCAAGGAACAAACCGAGACACTGGTCGCCTAAATGAACCATAACTTTGTATTGCCTACTACTAGTATACCTATTTCATTTTTAGCGTTTTCCCCTTTGttgccttcccctttctctttgtttcctttccccttctctttttttggtCATTTTCTACTGTGATATATAAAAGAGCAGTGCACCACCTGAACTGCTACATCTCATTTATCAGCGACATTAGGAGACTTGGATGAACAGCTAAATGCCCCTTGACTAAATGGATTCCAACGTTGGGTGAGTCGGCGAACAAGAAGCCAACACCTTTTTATTCCCTCAGATCATAGTATTCAAGTTGTCTGGGAGAAGAAAACATTGGACAACTTTAGCAATAATGAAGAGAACGTGTGGCATACCTGAAGGAGAGGATGGTGAGCGGCCTGTAGGACTTATGGGAGGCGGGGTCGGCCATCGGCTTGCCCCAGAAATCGTTGAGGAAGAGTTGCCATATCGGCCGCGTCCCCTGCACGTCCGGGTTCCCGAGTACGGCGCTGAGGTCATCGTGGACGTACTCTCCCGTCAGACCGTTAACGTACACGGACACGGACGCCACCACTAGCAGGAGGTACAATTGAGTCTCAGTTGGTGCATTTAGAACCTTGTACCATGACGGATATCCAGTGTTTCTCCCGGACTGTTGCGTTTTACTAGATCCCCCGGGACACAGAGTACCACTaccgccactaccactaccactaccaccactacacccGGCGCCTCGTTTGGTCCTTGGTTTGGCTGGGACTGACCATTgcttccccatcaccacctcgcCCTCGGAACACGCCCCCTTGAGTCCTGTCACTGCAAACGTGGCCTCAGTCCTCCCACGACTCGGCAAAAGGTCCTCATTATGTCTTGCCTTGGGGGGCCGTGTGTGCAGCGAGGGAGCGTGGCTGAGGGCATACGGCTGGAGGGGGATGCAGGACCAAAACTTGTCTGTGAACGCTGATTGGCTTTGGTGCGGactgctgcaggaggaggaggacgaggaggaggaagaggaggaggaggaggaggaggaggaggaggacagggaatatgaggaggaggagggagaggtagaagtggaggagtctgagatggtggtaatggtggtgccgCTAATGGTTGTGGATGTGGTAGgcgttaagggaaaggaagaggaagaggaggaggaggaagtggtgttgAGGCTAAAGTGGAGAGGGGGCGTGACGTGTGTGTTGGAggcaaaggagggagaggacgcagaggaggaggaggtggaggaggaggaggaggaggaggaggaggaaggttgggcTGGGCCGGAGAAGGGCGTGGCGTAGGAGTGTGAGGAGGACAGGGCGCGGGTGTCGGAGAGGGAATACTCCGCGCTGCGACGAGGCTCCCTGTTCGCTAAAGTTTTGCGTCCGTGGTAGCCATGGGGACGGAGCTCATCTTGTTTGTCCATCACTCATGTGTTATTTACGTATCAGGCGCGGCCCAGCCCAGCCAGCCGCGGCCACCACCAGCGATCTGTGGAAAACAAAATATAGGAGTTGAGTTGGAAGACCTGCCGCTGCGTgggagaaaattatataaatatgAAAAGTGAGGCAGTTTTATTGAGAGAAAAGGTCAAGATAAAGGTGGTGATATGTTCAGCCATGAATTATAAAtatataagaatataaaagtttgcAACATTGGACATTTTGAGAAAAAAATAGCATTTAATCGTCAGAGGTGTATGTTTCATTAAGAAAAAAAGCACAGAAAAGTAATTATGCATCGTGTACTAAAAcattttagaagaaaattaaataactATCTCGGGAAGaaataattaaaggaagaaataatttTATTTCTCGGAGGTGCGAGGCGTATCTAAATGATTAGTTAGGTTGAAGTAATATTAGTGACGAGCCAGTCAGTGTGAAATAAACCAAAATGTCTGAGATTCCTTAGATGGAATGACAGACACGTGGAATAAATCACTTTCCTTCAGCTGTGTATTGTTTTCATTTTAAGAAAATTTAGGATATAATATGACATGTAATTTACTAAGATTCTGAGGCGAAACACATAAGTGTGTTGTTATATTAAAGGATATCTTTTATAAAGAAATAATGATGTTTTAGACGATAGGTAatttgaaagaaaacgaaatccGCGAAGCTTTGGGAAGAAAAGCCCCGAGGCGAACGAAACTCATTACAGTTTATAAGTTTATATCCTGTAGGTATTTGAACGAAAAACACGGTGCAGAAGTATTTATGTACTCTGATATTTAGTAATTAAAAATATTCATGAAGTCTAGGAGGAAACAACGCAGGTAAACAAGCTCGTAATAGTTTTCAAGGGTGCATCAAATGATATTTAATTAATGCTGGTAAACAAACACCGAAGTGTGCTGATCAAAATATGGAAATTTACTGAATACGTGAAATATCTGGTAGAAAACGTCTGCAGCAACAACAAAGTCATTACGCTTTCCCCTTTTGCAAGAGGGTTTCTGTGTGAGGCATTGCCGGAACACGAAAATCATAATATTGCATCAGACTTTCTAAAGCAAGGAATACGTGGAAATTACTTTGCAATATTCATAATACTCTCTTAGTGTTTGAAACGACATGGATGAAAAAAACTCACATTGATTATTATAatgacagatgatacataattCGTGGTATCATTTCGCTCGCCGGGAGATTGCGAAGAGTGTACAAGAGGGAACACCCCTTTTAGTTCCTTCCTTATTCATCACGGGGCATATTGcaggttaataataataataataataataataataataataataataataataataataataataataataataataataataataataataataataataataataataatatcaacaacaacaataataataataataataataataataataataataataataataataataataataataataataataataataataataataataataataataataataataataataataataataatatcaacaacaacaacaataataataataataataataataataataataataataataataataataataataataataaataataataacaataataattttataataataataataataataataacaataataataataataataataataataataataataataataataataataataataattttataataatagtaaatttacaatgataattataacaataataataataataataataataataataatagtaataaaaataataataataataataataataataataataataataataataataataataataataataataataataataataataataataataataataatgattttataattaatgataataataataataataatgataataataataataataataataataataataataataataataataataataataataataataataataataataataataataataataataataataataataacgataataataataataataataataataataataataataataataataataataataataataataataataataataataataacgccaggagctgccttatataggCCAACCAGTCTCTTacagacttcttacgttcttatgttcttatgtataataataataacgataataataataataataataataataataataataataataataataataataataataataataataataatatcaccttTCCGCTTCAGCTCTTTCACCATCCCATGACATGCTAAAGTTTAGAATGCCAAGGGAAGGTTTAGAATCTAAACCTTCCTTTGAACTTCTCTTTGTACCGCATCATAGCCCACAACGCCCTTTAATTTAGACAAACCCTTCAATCTGTAGCCCTcaaccccctccttctctcctcccgtcCCTCGAGTCATATTTCacacctcttcatcttccctgcCCACCTACAGTTTCTTCACCGATTTCACAGCCACTAAAGCCCCCCGATTGAAGGGCTCGGCCGTCGCCACGGGCCTGTTCCCTCCAACATCCGCGTCAAGGGAAGTTGAGGGTGATTGGCAGATATAAATTATGCGTCAAAGATAAACTTTCAGGAATGGACGATTGAGTCTCAGGTTGGAATCTATTGAAATCCGCTCAGAATGAAGTCTGTCAACGTCCCTCTcagctcctccctctctttcccctcctcctcctcctcctcctcctcctcaacctcctactgctcctcctcatcctccttctcctcctcctcttcttctttttttattttctttctcctctcctctccgatATTTATGAGTCAACGTACTAAACCTAAAATAATTACCAACATCATTTATTACTGTTAACGTTAtatttattatcctcctcctcctactactactactactactactactactactactactactactactactactactactactactactactactactactactactattactactaccatcatcaccacaaacaacacCAACAGAATGAACACGAAAACCATTTAATCTTTTTGGACCTAGCGCTCTTcccaaataaagaaagaacacaAGTCATTTCAGTTACTTGTGCAGCGGAACAAGCTTTTCACTCAAGTTTgtgtgcaagaggaggaggagggacgaaggggCAGTGGGGTAGCACTATTGTGGGTCGAGCCAGAGGAGGCAATAGCGACCTTGAGGCAAAAACAGGTTAGGTTGATTAGACATCATAGATCCTCTTGGTATTTAGCTTAATGTTGTTGACTTtcggtgttgtttttgtttttgcagtGTTTGTAATTATATATGTTATGTTtcttattactgtgtgtgtgtgtgtgtgtgtgtgtgtgtgtgagagagagagagagagagagagagagagagagagagagagagagagagagagagagagagagagagagaatccctttCCGCTGGACTATTTATTTCATTTGTAATTGTTTCTAAAGTTTGTTGTTCCTGCAAGCTATTTTTCCGCTACTAATAGTTTGTTTGTTGTTCTTGCTGCGGCTGCTGTTGTGGATGATACTGCTGTCGCTGTTTGTGTTGGATTTTGCTCATCTTTTTGTTTTGGGTACAAGCGCCTTTCTTATTTCAGTTGTAGTTTAAGTCGAAAACAGAcgcaaaaacatatatacaaacacacacacacacacacacacacacacacacacacacacacacacacacacacacacacacacacacacacacacacattggatggataaaatatgaaagaaagtaaatggCAAGAAAAcgttcaatacacacacacacacactcacacacacacacacacacacacacacacacacacacacacacacacacaaacacacacacacacacacacacacacacacacacacacacacacacacacacacacacacacacacacacacacacacacacacacacacacacacacacacacacacacacacacacacacacacacacacacacacacacacacacacacacacacacacacacagacacacaaaaaacactggtacacacacacacacacacacacacacacacacacacacacacacacacacacacacacacacacacacacacacacacacacacacacaaacagcaaccaaccaaccaaacaaccaaccaaccaaccaaccaaccagccaaccaaccaaccaaccaaccaaacacacacacacacacacacacacacacacacacacacacacacacacacacaggatggatAAAATATGAACCAGAGAGTAAACAGCAAGAAAATagtcaataaacacacacacacacacacacacacacacacacacacacacacacacacacacacacacacacacacacacacacacacacacacacacacacacacacacacacacacacacacacacacacacacacacacacacacactctcacacacacacacgcacaggctgTAACAAAAATATTGAAACGGAACGTAGATAGTGAAAAAaagtcaaaacaaacaaacaaacacacaaacgctcTCAGGCTGTAACAAAACCCTAGAAACAAAGCAATAAAAaaacaggcaacacacacacacacacacacacacacacacacacacacacacacacacacacacacacacacacacacacacacacacacacacacacacacacacacacactcacgcacacacacgcagagagacACATTAAACAGTCCAGTCCGGTTCAATCGTCACATGCACAAGCTTTCAGTACAACGCATTGAAAAATCTTGCATCGAATCTCGCTAATGATAGAGAAAATGAATTGAGCTTCAGAGCGGCATgcgacaggcagacagacaggcagacagacaggtaggcagacgGAAACATTCTCGCAGACATGAAAGGCAATGAGGCCGGTATTCAGTGTATATTTTTCAGCAGCACGAGAGTGacactcttttttttacttctctttttttttaatatttcagaATCGCACTTCATGAATTTTGAAGTTACTGGAGTTTCTATTCTGTATTGCATATTTAGATCTGAAAAATGTTTgcttttttcattgttatttttatctttaggCATGATTTTGGAGTCACTAAGACCTTATACACTATCGCAATTATACTGAATGAAGCACCAGGTGCTTTTCTGACAGTTTCCCGGACTTACGTAATGTCGTTCCGACGcaggttgttgttgtttatatccGAAATCAATAGACACAAACAAATAACGATGGAGCAGAGGGAATGGTTCTAATGGCTGGAATAAGAGGGGAACACAAACTGACCCTGTTGCCTCCTTCCTCTCGGGCAAGCGGTGGGGCGACCTAAACGCGAGAACCAGACGAGCACACACACCCTCTTGCCTCAAGCCTCCTCGGCAGACTGAGTCGCTCTCGCAGCCCGGCCTGTGCACCTCTCCCCCTGTATCCCCGCCTGATCTCAGCtgacgtgcgcacacacacacacgtacacacactaacacacacactaataccttTTTTCCAACTTGTGTCCacgcgagcgcacacacacacacacacacacacacacacacacacacacacacacacacacacacacacacacacactgtttgtttttgttggttcACGTTTCTGTGCAAGAGTCTATCTTTGGACGTTTTGCAAATGtaaacgtgcacacacacacacacacacacacacacacacacacacacacacacacacacacacacacacacacacacacacacacacacacacacacacacacacacacacacacacacacacacacacacacacacacacacacacacacacacacacacaaacacacacacaaacacaaacaccaacacacacaaacacacacaacacccttCCCACTTCCccactcaccacatgaaactcattgtatggtattttgtgtattttagccttatggctgcctacaaatgaataaaccatttattattattattattattattattattattattatgtgtgtgtgtgtgtgtgtgtgtgtggtacacacacaaacacacacacacacacacacacacacacacacacacacacacacacacacacacacacacacacacattgtttcgTAAGAGACATTACCGAAGAGTTTCATTGCTgagcctgcgtgtgtgtgtgtgtgtgtgtgtgcgtctgtttgtgtttgttggtTCACGTTTCTGTGCAAGATTCTATCTTTGGACGTTTTACAAATGtaaacgtgcacacacacacacacacacacacacacacacacacacacacacacacacacacacacacacacacacacacacacacacacacacacacacacttgcacataATCTAGCAGTTTGTGGTCATTAAAACATCGTTGTTGAATATCTTACACCTGCTTCAGTATAACTCAGATTTTTACGCTCACTGCGGTAATTCACATTTACCTGTGTAAGTAATGAGCCAAGTTAGCTTGTAACTCTTTACGTGAGTCACCTGTGATATCTCGAGGCAAAGACTCAACGGAACCTCAACAGAAACAGCCACTTCCACAGCCTCCCAGAGACCTCGACTACAACCTCCTCCCCGGTGAATGCGCTGACTGACGCTCGCGACCAACCGCCCTCTTTATATAGGCTGGCAGGAGTTGCTTGTCAGGGCTGCTATTGGCTTTTTGGGTGTTTATGGGGCCTGCTAATAGGTGGCACTAGATGTTAAGGCCATTGGAAGTTATCGTGGAGAAAGCAACTTGATCTTCCCGTAAGCAGAAGGCAGTCATATATTCTTTGCGAGCGATAAGGCAGTGCTTACTTTTGTGGTTTTCTTGGTCCGCTCCTTCAAAAAGAGATTACTGGAGAATTACTAAAACAAATTATCAGGCTG
Proteins encoded:
- the LOC126981185 gene encoding uncharacterized protein DDB_G0271670-like; its protein translation is MDKQDELRPHGYHGRKTLANREPRRSAEYSLSDTRALSSSHSYATPFSGPAQPSSSSSSSSSSTSSSSASSPSFASNTHVTPPLHFSLNTTSSSSSSSSFPLTPTTSTTISGTTITTISDSSTSTSPSSSSYSLSSSSSSSSSSSSSSSSSSSCSSPHQSQSAFTDKFWSCIPLQPYALSHAPSLHTRPPKARHNEDLLPSRGRTEATFAVTGLKGACSEGEVVMGKQWSVPAKPRTKRGAGCSGGSGSGSGGSGTLCPGGSSKTQQSGRNTGYPSWYKVLNAPTETQLYLLLVVASVSVYVNGLTGEYVHDDLSAVLGNPDVQGTRPIWQLFLNDFWGKPMADPASHKSYRPLTILSFRYATRSLHYC